The following are encoded in a window of Spea bombifrons isolate aSpeBom1 chromosome 2, aSpeBom1.2.pri, whole genome shotgun sequence genomic DNA:
- the XNDC1N gene encoding protein XNDC1N, producing MAPIKIQHVISFTSQDPKHPVENLLCESSIQPWLCCPRERSRQLTAVLQLEKACQIGYIDIGNGGSAFVQIDVGRSSWSPEKAFVTLLPTATLMSPADSKLGKNRNVVRMFKEGDFVKEAASEKWDRLRIMCSQPFNKQDPFGLSFIRLRSPLDELELALPTTGCDNVVSQDNGSQLPGAFPRDITKERNENKMNTEEEKVKGKLQQILADSSPRTEPLTPMSRKAMMVLCAAKSRKRSYPTPAADSQTHPDKSEKSSQQQAQKSDGQSPVLDEPCPDAFRTRPGQSQKERVKPGSRQRLRMHAPPGRCRGKPLSQKRTPTRSRACAHSSRAPGSESTQQRGSCPICGGYFRLDYLPTHASTCGDVPTPGHVSLSSSDDSSSSDDHLDSILPEQTVSWVTCPLCGFRFERSEIEHHASTCGE from the exons ATGGCCCCTATTAAAATCCAGCACGTCATCTCCTTCACCTCGCAG GACCCCAAGCACCCGGTGGAAAACCTTCTGTGCGAGAGTTCGATTCAACCTTGGCTGTGCTGCCCACGCGAGCGAAGCCGGCAGCTAACAGCGGTCCTGCAGCTTGAAAAGGCCTGCCAGATTGGATACATCGATAtag GGAATGGCGGGTCTGCTTTTGTGCAGATTGATGTGGGGCGCTCCAGCTGGTCCCCCGAGAAGGCGTTTGTAACGCTTCTCCCTACTGCCACGCTGATGAGCCCTGCCGATTCCAAGCTGGGGAAGAACCGCAATGTTGTGAGAATGTTTAAGGAAG gtgACTTTGTCAAAGAAGCAGCCAGTGAAAAGTGGGACAGACTTCGTATCATGTGTAGCCAGCCTTTCAACAAGCAGGACCCGTTTGGTCTGTCATTTATACGCCTTCGATCTCCTCTGGATGAACTGGAACTGGCCTTGCCTACTACTGGTTGTGAT AATGTCGTTTCCCAAGATAACGGCTCGCAGCTCCCTGGCGCATTCCCAAGAGATATAACTAAAGAGAGGAATGAGAATAAAAT GAATACAGAGGAAGAGAAAGTGAAGGGTAAGTTACAGCAGATCCTTGCCGACAGTTCACCGCGAACAGAGCCGTTGACTCCTATGAGCCGAAAAGCTATGATGGTCTTATGTGCCGCTAAGTCACGCAAGCGCAGCTATCCTACCCCTGCCGCAGACTCGCAGACGCATCCAGACAAGTCGGAGAAAAGCAGCCAACAGCAAGCGCAGAAGAGTGACGGCCAGAGCCCGGTGCTTGATG AACCTTGTCCAGACGCCTTTAGGACACGACCCGGTCAATCACAGAAAGAGCGCGTGAAGCCAGGCAGCAGACAACGGCTGAGAATGCACGCGCCGCCTGGAAG ATGCCGTGGCAAACCCCTTTCCCAAAAGAGAACTCCAACACGCAGTAGAGCATGCGCACATTCATCGAGGGCACCCGGTTCTGAGTCTACACAGCAGCGCGGCAGCTGCCCGATATGCGGAG GTTATTTCCGCCTTGACTACCTTCCTACTCATGCCTCAACATGCGGAGACGTTCCAACGCCGGGACATGTTTCGCTGTCTTCTTCTGACGATAGTTCCTCCTCTGATGATCACTTGGACTCCATCCTTCCCGAGCAGACCGTTTCATGGGTCACCTGTCCGTTGTGTGGCTTTCGTTTCGAAAGATCAGAGATTGAGCACCATGCCAGCACGTGTGGGGAATAA